In the genome of Candidatus Zixiibacteriota bacterium, one region contains:
- the flhB gene encoding flagellar biosynthesis protein FlhB, giving the protein MAEENFQERTESASPRRRDKAREEGQVTKSAELNSAFIIALGFTALFLLGPFMAGQLADVMRHILGNATSFDVSASGVSEMFRENIFMYLLVLGPIFAALLIIGVGSNVAQVGFHISPKALQPKLEKLNIIAGCKRLFSTKSFVHILRDTIKLIIIGFVGYKVISGEFESFFLLPDMSVSQLAVTMGKLTLLISVKIGVAIFILAVLDYMYQKYEFEKSIRMSKQEVKEEYKETEGSPQMKSRIRQIQREMSRKRMMQDVVKADVVITNPTHFAVAIKYDSDRMNAPFVLAKGERLIALRIKQIALENDIPIIEDKQLARALYKLCEIGQMVPQTLYRAVAEVLAYVYKLKDKSPVLS; this is encoded by the coding sequence ATGGCTGAAGAAAATTTCCAGGAGAGAACAGAAAGCGCGTCGCCTCGCAGGCGTGATAAAGCGCGCGAGGAAGGCCAGGTCACAAAATCGGCTGAGCTCAACTCGGCGTTTATTATCGCGCTCGGTTTCACCGCGCTCTTTCTGCTCGGACCTTTCATGGCCGGTCAACTGGCCGATGTTATGCGCCATATTCTTGGCAACGCAACTTCCTTTGATGTCTCAGCCAGCGGCGTGTCCGAAATGTTCCGCGAGAATATATTCATGTATCTCCTGGTCCTCGGGCCGATATTCGCCGCATTGTTAATAATTGGCGTCGGTTCAAATGTCGCCCAGGTCGGCTTTCATATCAGCCCGAAGGCGCTTCAGCCTAAATTAGAAAAACTTAATATCATCGCTGGCTGTAAGCGCCTGTTCTCGACCAAATCATTTGTCCATATCCTTCGCGACACCATAAAGCTTATCATCATTGGATTTGTCGGCTACAAAGTTATCTCAGGAGAATTCGAGAGTTTCTTTCTCCTGCCCGATATGTCTGTGTCACAACTGGCTGTCACCATGGGCAAGCTGACTTTGCTTATATCAGTAAAAATCGGCGTGGCCATTTTCATTCTCGCCGTGCTCGACTACATGTATCAAAAGTACGAATTCGAAAAATCAATTCGCATGTCCAAGCAGGAAGTCAAAGAAGAATACAAAGAGACCGAAGGCTCGCCGCAGATGAAATCGCGCATCCGCCAGATACAGCGTGAGATGTCGCGCAAGCGAATGATGCAGGATGTGGTAAAAGCCGATGTCGTCATCACCAACCCGACCCACTTTGCGGTCGCTATCAAATACGACTCAGACCGCATGAATGCGCCGTTTGTTCTTGCCAAAGGAGAGCGTCTTATCGCGCTTCGTATTAAACAGATCGCGCTCGAAAATGATATTCCGATTATCGAAGACAAACAGCTGGCCCGCGCCCTCTACAAATTATGCGAAATCGGCCAGATGGTTCCGCAGACTCTCTATCGCGCGGTGGCTGAGGTTCTGGCGTATGTCTATAAACTCAAAGATAAATCACCGGTGCTTTCATGA
- the fliR gene encoding flagellar biosynthetic protein FliR encodes MFDFVNFGAEKLQLFLLIILRISGLFFFAPVIGDKTLPMALKVGLAILLSGILVSTMGGTELPSVLSTVDLAALAFREILVGALIGFFFMLLFLGVQAGGSIVGYQIGLSIANVIDPSTESEQSIIGQFWFILAVLIFLCINGHHLIIQAFVDSYQVMPAGQASMGSGAGELMISYTAYVFVIALKLASPALVTLFLTDIALATVSKMMPTMNVFIVGFAVKIGAGIAVLGLSLPVFSYVLEKTSLYLNSELAVLLSALGKA; translated from the coding sequence TTGTTTGATTTTGTAAACTTCGGTGCGGAAAAACTTCAGCTTTTCCTTCTTATCATCCTCCGCATCTCAGGACTGTTTTTCTTTGCTCCGGTCATCGGAGACAAGACTCTGCCGATGGCGCTCAAAGTCGGACTGGCAATTTTACTTTCAGGCATCTTAGTATCGACTATGGGCGGAACAGAACTGCCGTCAGTTCTTTCAACCGTCGATCTCGCCGCACTCGCATTCCGTGAAATCCTTGTCGGCGCGCTCATCGGATTCTTTTTCATGCTTCTGTTTTTAGGCGTACAAGCCGGCGGTTCGATAGTCGGATATCAAATAGGACTTTCGATCGCCAACGTCATCGACCCGAGCACAGAGAGCGAACAGTCAATTATCGGCCAGTTCTGGTTCATTTTGGCTGTGCTCATTTTTCTCTGCATTAACGGACATCATTTGATCATACAGGCCTTTGTAGACAGTTACCAAGTTATGCCCGCAGGCCAGGCTTCAATGGGAAGCGGCGCAGGAGAACTCATGATCAGCTATACCGCCTATGTTTTTGTTATCGCGCTCAAACTCGCCTCGCCGGCATTGGTGACACTCTTTCTGACCGATATCGCCCTTGCGACAGTCTCGAAAATGATGCCGACCATGAACGTCTTCATCGTCGGCTTTGCCGTCAAAATCGGCGCCGGAATAGCGGTCCTCGGACTGTCGCTGCCGGTCTTCAGTTATGTGCTTGAGAAAACAAGCCTCTACCTCAATAGCGAACTCGCGGTTCTTCTTTCAGCTTTAGGAAAGGCTTAG
- the fliQ gene encoding flagellar biosynthesis protein FliQ, with product MTPQMVVSIGREALMVTLLVSAPLLACALVIGLIISIFQAVTQINEMTLTYVPKILAVSLSLLLFLPWMISTLTDFTRHMFDLIPTLVG from the coding sequence ATGACTCCGCAAATGGTAGTAAGTATCGGCCGCGAGGCCTTGATGGTAACACTCCTGGTCTCCGCTCCGCTTTTGGCATGCGCGCTGGTTATCGGGCTGATTATCTCAATATTTCAAGCAGTGACGCAAATCAATGAAATGACGCTGACTTATGTTCCTAAAATATTGGCCGTCTCGCTGTCGCTCTTATTGTTTTTGCCTTGGATGATTTCAACGCTCACTGATTTCACACGGCACATGTTTGATCTTATTCCCACTCTCGTAGGTTAA
- the fliP gene encoding flagellar type III secretion system pore protein FliP (The bacterial flagellar biogenesis protein FliP forms a type III secretion system (T3SS)-type pore required for flagellar assembly.), which yields MKRLRVFLSVGVAAIFLSVCSAAAQSLPKVTVQVGESGSPAELSTTLQIVLLLTVLALAPSILIMVTSFIRIIIVLSFLRHAMGTPQMPPNQLLAGLALILTFFIMGPVADKAYNEGLKPYLDKQISGEEAYKKAVSPFEKFMLAQTREQDLALFVNIAKLPAPNSAEDIPLHVLVPAFVISELRTGFQIAFVIFIPFLVIDMVVSSVLMSMGMLMLPPVVVSLPFKILLFVLVDGWYLLVKSLVESFKV from the coding sequence ATGAAAAGACTACGTGTATTTCTTTCAGTCGGCGTTGCCGCTATATTTTTGAGCGTCTGCTCAGCTGCGGCTCAATCGTTACCCAAAGTTACTGTCCAAGTCGGCGAATCGGGCTCGCCTGCTGAGTTGTCTACGACGTTGCAGATAGTCCTGCTGTTGACTGTGCTGGCGCTCGCGCCGTCGATTTTGATAATGGTGACATCGTTTATTAGAATTATTATTGTCCTGTCATTTTTGCGTCATGCTATGGGCACACCGCAAATGCCGCCCAACCAGTTGTTAGCGGGACTTGCGCTCATTCTGACCTTTTTTATTATGGGTCCCGTGGCCGACAAAGCCTACAACGAAGGGCTTAAACCATATCTCGACAAACAAATCAGCGGCGAAGAAGCATACAAAAAAGCTGTCTCCCCATTTGAAAAATTCATGTTGGCGCAAACACGCGAGCAGGATTTGGCGCTTTTTGTAAATATCGCAAAGCTTCCTGCGCCAAACAGCGCCGAAGATATTCCCCTCCATGTTTTGGTTCCGGCTTTTGTTATTTCCGAGCTCCGGACGGGATTCCAAATTGCTTTTGTTATTTTTATTCCATTCCTGGTTATAGATATGGTTGTCTCATCAGTACTAATGTCTATGGGTATGCTGATGTTGCCACCGGTTGTCGTCTCACTGCCGTTTAAGATTCTTTTGTTTGTGCTTGTCGATGGCTGGTATCTGTTGGTGAAATCGCTTGTTGAATCATTCAAAGTATAG
- the fliO gene encoding flagellar biosynthetic protein FliO, whose protein sequence is MNKLAIDNKMLKSFLLLTICVVGMCMAGASHLSAQTEFQTIPTDTLAAQSNSVDKSALIYTPSLAVGSMIRMFAALIAVILCIYVAVFLLKKFLGKRLPGNKSMGSLRILETKYLGSKQSLSLVQVGGRAVLVGVTEHGMTALTELSETETKDLLTLESKTVESEPFSQLLKSASTKIRELGAKRVIASSEVR, encoded by the coding sequence ATGAATAAGCTGGCGATCGATAATAAAATGTTGAAGAGTTTTCTTCTTCTGACTATTTGTGTGGTCGGCATGTGTATGGCTGGTGCTTCCCATCTATCCGCACAAACCGAGTTTCAGACAATCCCGACAGATACTTTGGCCGCTCAATCCAATAGCGTTGATAAGTCAGCTCTAATCTACACGCCTTCACTGGCGGTCGGCTCGATGATTCGAATGTTCGCGGCCTTGATTGCGGTCATACTCTGCATTTACGTCGCCGTCTTTTTGCTCAAGAAATTTCTGGGCAAACGATTGCCCGGCAACAAGAGCATGGGGAGCCTTCGCATTCTTGAAACAAAATATCTCGGGTCAAAACAGTCATTGTCACTCGTGCAGGTGGGAGGGCGTGCGGTTCTGGTAGGAGTTACCGAACATGGCATGACAGCCCTTACCGAACTGTCCGAGACAGAGACAAAAGATCTTCTCACTCTTGAGTCGAAAACCGTCGAGAGCGAGCCCTTTAGTCAATTGCTGAAATCGGCATCGACTAAAATTCGCGAACTTGGAGCCAAGCGGGTAATCGCTTCCTCCGAAGTTCGCTAA
- the fliM gene encoding flagellar motor switch protein FliM — protein sequence MAKILSQEEIDALLTTVSTGDQDAPDEKFRDEKLRSVVSYDFKHPNRVSKDQIRTLENMHDNFAGHFGSMLSASMRSIVDIDLVSVDQITYSEFIMSLVSPSCTYTFSAKPLEGVCLVDFNPTLTFSVIDRMFGGHGRILETERELTGIERSVIARLVERLYKELTKSWENLVKIDVEQKSFETNPQFIQIVPPGETVVVISFQVKLFQSTGLLTICYPYVSLEPIVTKLSAQNWIDATKKKTMEGDRKTNVHNVKKVTSTVSAVLLETKIKMRDFLHLQIGDVIPSEQCIESPISVCVNRRQKFLARPGTSGTKRAFQVIELFDNIAEEMRND from the coding sequence GTGGCCAAGATACTATCACAGGAAGAAATCGACGCACTGCTGACAACAGTCTCAACCGGCGATCAGGATGCGCCCGATGAGAAGTTTCGCGATGAGAAACTTCGTTCAGTCGTCTCGTACGATTTTAAGCACCCAAACCGTGTATCAAAAGATCAGATACGCACCCTTGAGAATATGCACGACAATTTCGCCGGGCATTTTGGCTCGATGCTCTCGGCTTCAATGCGTTCGATTGTGGATATCGATTTGGTCTCTGTTGACCAAATTACCTATTCAGAGTTTATTATGTCGCTTGTCTCCCCATCCTGTACATACACATTTTCAGCGAAACCACTCGAAGGCGTATGTCTCGTGGATTTCAACCCGACCCTTACATTTTCAGTAATCGACCGAATGTTCGGCGGACACGGCAGAATTTTAGAGACCGAGCGCGAACTAACCGGGATCGAACGATCGGTGATAGCGCGGCTTGTGGAGCGGCTGTACAAAGAGCTGACAAAATCTTGGGAAAATCTGGTCAAAATCGATGTTGAACAGAAAAGCTTTGAGACCAATCCGCAGTTTATTCAAATAGTCCCGCCCGGTGAAACGGTTGTTGTAATTTCGTTTCAAGTAAAGCTGTTTCAGTCTACCGGACTTTTGACCATCTGCTATCCGTATGTTTCGCTTGAACCGATTGTCACGAAACTCTCGGCGCAAAACTGGATTGACGCCACCAAAAAGAAAACTATGGAAGGCGACCGGAAGACAAATGTTCACAATGTCAAAAAAGTAACGAGTACCGTTTCCGCGGTCCTTCTTGAAACAAAAATCAAAATGCGGGACTTCCTCCATCTACAAATCGGGGATGTTATTCCCTCAGAGCAATGTATCGAGTCGCCAATCAGCGTGTGCGTGAACCGGAGACAGAAGTTTCTTGCCCGCCCCGGTACATCCGGCACCAAACGGGCTTTTCAAGTGATAGAATTATTTGACAATATCGCCGAGGAGATGCGAAATGACTGA
- a CDS encoding flagellar basal body-associated FliL family protein, translated as MPLEDDKTTVASSESAKAEPKKGGSKKIMLFGGVGLLCVIIGVGVAFMLSRGKSAEQTEAGTEGTKVEESTEHDSSDKDDAHAEKKASESTVYTIKDIVVNPAGTGGSRFLSVSFGFELETAELAATLEAREPIVRDALITILSSKTVAQLTDSREKEITRLQVKTRLMQLLKTEDLAGVYYTDFVLQ; from the coding sequence ATGCCCTTAGAAGATGATAAAACAACCGTCGCTTCCAGCGAAAGCGCCAAAGCCGAACCTAAAAAAGGGGGATCAAAGAAGATCATGCTCTTTGGCGGTGTTGGTTTGCTCTGTGTGATTATCGGCGTAGGGGTGGCTTTCATGCTCTCTCGCGGTAAATCAGCCGAACAAACAGAGGCAGGAACCGAGGGAACAAAAGTTGAAGAGTCAACTGAACATGACAGTAGCGACAAAGATGACGCACACGCCGAGAAGAAAGCTTCCGAATCGACAGTATATACTATCAAAGATATTGTTGTGAACCCTGCCGGAACCGGTGGCTCACGATTCCTCTCTGTTTCGTTCGGTTTTGAACTTGAGACCGCGGAACTTGCCGCGACTTTGGAAGCACGTGAGCCGATAGTCAGGGACGCCTTGATTACAATTCTTTCGTCCAAGACCGTCGCACAGTTGACCGATTCACGCGAAAAAGAAATTACCCGACTTCAGGTCAAAACCCGATTGATGCAACTATTGAAAACCGAAGACCTCGCCGGGGTCTATTACACAGATTTTGTTTTGCAATAA
- a CDS encoding flagellar FlbD family protein — protein MIKVTRINDAELVINADLIEFVEAIPDTMISLTTGKKIMVKESIDQIIERVAGFRRLSSARVTAPESGSPVQRS, from the coding sequence ATGATTAAAGTTACTCGAATAAACGATGCGGAACTGGTCATCAATGCCGACCTGATTGAGTTTGTCGAAGCGATTCCTGACACGATGATATCGCTGACAACCGGCAAAAAGATCATGGTCAAGGAATCGATTGATCAGATAATCGAACGAGTGGCAGGCTTTAGACGGCTGTCGTCGGCTCGGGTGACCGCACCCGAGTCCGGCAGTCCGGTTCAGAGGAGTTAG